The following are encoded together in the Vigna angularis cultivar LongXiaoDou No.4 chromosome 9, ASM1680809v1, whole genome shotgun sequence genome:
- the LOC108318910 gene encoding uncharacterized protein LOC108318910, whose product MEDSAKLRLVKCPKCQKVLPELANYTVYQCGGCGSVLRGKLKSSEGVRLWETSDEGQGGGDQGRSESFLGKGVVDLSDDSDVDIGSNDGFSMEGQRRDLGKPNKGHGRFLDGSMDGDEKGVLENDFVSKDKRGKSIGRDQQEQKSHMVGDQFYGRVSNWPYGERGEMQGFRRKSQADMEGVRFPTHGYPDEGSSNSYSSFSYNYGEQWRNFKDMDGVNKVQHLEQDRADILRKLDELTSQLNKSSEVVGNPKEKVLPDGRMVPPDPFSGPETWFPEGYGSSTAMSRTSRPFFGPNKHLPGPPYFNYHHDPYPYAAGPEMAKRNFHPSMHNPNYAPGYGDPFVSPMMRDSHPLPHQFPQKPIHPYFPGRYADTGPDSYDPYARNAMLHPPSCSCLRCYNNKRRESVPVPPAEFVNSRFPHTPAPNDPMLYGHEIPGAVGPYVQNSRAAIPPTGLHERQPRTRWPRDYNSEMGRFVGNHTRKVVPLSSTRQCLPIAGASPFITCHSCFELLQLPKKTLVMVKNLKQKKIRCGACSSEMKLAVVNKKLVISPHSEMEEATRSTRVDDATGEVVNSRAFHSRGDVNTSAVNFSSDDYSGYDFHSVDRESSVLAEDSTLKSRERQSFHSSSPSISDDENIPEIMTAPGGFIHQPSKASPSPSPGSSFDDHVVNRLGKGNQSSRSDQELEKVEKNASRQNSLKEVVLATEMDVIDYSNTGVSQDSGDVSREHDHPRSNKRSDSFLANIIKKDNGKSNVTINGQPIPDRVIKKAEKFAGPIQPGNYWYDSQAGFWGVMGGPCLGIILPFIEEFQHPMPEKCAGGNTGVFVNGRELHHKDLELLCRRGLPRDDNRSYIVDISGRVRDENTGEELDSLGKLAPTVEKERRGFGMKVPRTAA is encoded by the exons ATGGAGGACTCGGCCAAGTTGCGTTTGGTGAAGTGCCCCAAGTGTCAAAAGGTTCTTCCCGAGCTTGCCAATTACACTGTTTATCAATGTGGTGGTTGTGGTAGTGTTCTTCGAG GAAAGCTTAAAAGTTCCGAAGGTGTTAGGTTGTGGGAAACCTCAGATGAGGGACAAGGTGGAGGAGATCAAGGTAGATCAGAAAGTTTCTTGGGTAAAGGGGTAGTTGATTTGAGTGATGATTCAGATGTTGATATTGGGTCCAATGATGGTTTCTCAATGGAGGGTCAAAGAAGGGATTTGGGAAAACCAAATAAAGGACATGGGAGGTTTTTGGATGGTTCCATGGATGGGGATGAGAAAGGAGTTTTGGAGAATGATTTTGTGAGTAAGGACAAAAGGGGTAAATCAATTGGAAGAGACCAGCAGGAGCAGAAGTCTCACATGGTAGGGGACCAATTCTATGGGAGAGTGTCTAATTGGCCTTATGGGGAGAGAGGTGAGATGCAGGGGTTTCGGAGAAAGTCTCAAGCTGATATGGAGGGTGTCAGATTTCCCACTCATGGTTATCCTGATGAAGGATCTTCAAATAGCTATTCCAGTTTTTCTTACAATTATGGAGAACAGTGGAGGAATTTCAAGGACATGGATGGTGTGAATAAAGTTCAGCATCTTGAGCAAGATAGAGCCGATATTCTAAGGAAGCTGGATGAGTTAACCAGTCAATTGAACAAGTCTTCTGAGGTGGTTGGTAACCCCAAAGAAAAGGTTCTTCCTGATGGAAGAATGGTTCCTCCAGATCCTTTTAGTGGCCCTGAAACTTGGTTTCCTGAAGGATATGGATCATCAACAGCTATGAGCAGAACCTCAAGACCATTCTTTGGCCCTAATAAACATTTGCCAGGTCCCCCTTATTTCAATTATCATCATGACCCATATCCTTATGCAGCAGGTCCTGAAATGGCTAAGCGCAACTTTCACCCTTCCATGCATAATCCAAATTATGCTCCTGGATATGGGGATCCTTTTGTATCCCCAATGATGAGAGATTCACATCCTTTACCCCACCAGTTCCCACAAAAACCAATTCATCCCTACTTTCCTGGACGCTATGCTGATACTGGTCCAGATTCATATGATCCATATGCTCGTAATGCCATGCTTCACCCACCTTCTTGCTCTTGTTTGCGTTGCTATAACAACAAAAGAAGAGAATCAGTGCCTGTGCCACCTGCTGAATTTGTTAACAGCAGATTCCCTCACACCCCTGCCCCAAATGATCCTATGTTGTATGGTCATGAGATCCCAGGAGCAGTTGGTCCTTATGTTCAGAATTCTAGAGCTGCCATTCCTCCCACTGGTTTACATGAAAGACAACCTCGCACAAGATGGCCTAGAGATTACAATTCTGAGATGGGTAGGTTTGTTGGAAACCATACTCGAAAAGTAGTGCCTTTGAGTAGTACTCGGCAATGCCTTCCTATAGCTGGTGCTTCTCCTTTCATCACTTGTCATAGTTGCTTTGAGTTACTGCAACTGCCTAAAAAGACACTGGTCATGGTTAAAAATCTTAAGCAGAAGAAAATTAGATGTGGAGCTTGTTCTTCTGAAATGAAACTTGCTGTCGTCAATAAGAAGCTAGTAATTTCTCCTCATTCTGAGATGGAGGAAGCTACCAGATCCACAAGGGTTGATGATGCCACTGGTGAGGTTGTGAATAGTCGTGCATTCCATTCCCGTGGTGATGTGAACACGAGTGCTGTGAACTTCTCATCTGATGATTATTCTGGTTATGATTTTCACTCAGTAGATAGAGAATCTTCTGTGCTGGCTGAAGACTCAACCTTAAAGTCGCGAGAGAGGCAAAGTTTCCATTCTTCATCTCCCAGTATTTCTGATGATGAAAATATTCCAGAAATTATGACTGCCCCAGGTGGGTTCATTCATCAGCCATCTAAAGCCTCTCCATCTCCTTCACCTGGTAGTTCATTTGACGACCatgtggttaatcgattagggAAAGGCAACCAAAGTAGTCGCTCAGATCAAGAGCTGGAAAAAGTAGAAAAGAATGCCTCAAGGCAAAATTCTTTGAAAGAAGTAGTGCTTGCAACTGAGATGGATGTTATTGATTATTCTAACACTGGGGTCTCCCAGGATTCTGGTGATGTAAGCAGAGAACATGATCATCCTAGGTCTAACAAAAGGAGTGATTCCTTTTTAGCAAACATTATTAAGAAAGATAATGGGAAAAGTAATGTTACTATAAATGGACAGCCAATACCAGATCGAGTGATTAAAAAGGCTGAAAAGTTTGCTGGACCAATCCAGCCAGGAAATTACTG GTATGATTCTCAGGCTGGATTTTGGGGTGTCATGGGGGGACCATGTCTTGGAATAATTCTG CCATTCATAGAAGAGTTCCAGCATCCCATGCCAGAAAAATGTGCTGGTGGAAATACTGGTGTTTTTGTAAATGGTAGAGAACTTCACCATAAAGATTTAGAATTGCTTTGTCGGAGAGGACTCCCCCGCGATGACAATAGGTCTTACATCGTTGACATTTCTGGGAGGGTACGAGATGAAAACACAGGGGAAGAGTTGGACAGCCTTGGTAAACTTGCACCAAC AGTGGAGAAAGAAAGGCGTGGATTTGGCATGAAAGTACCAAGAACAGCTGCATAA